The following are from one region of the Populus trichocarpa isolate Nisqually-1 chromosome 8, P.trichocarpa_v4.1, whole genome shotgun sequence genome:
- the LOC7486871 gene encoding chlorophyll(ide) b reductase NOL, chloroplastic isoform X1, with protein MAIPCASLPFPSSSLLLKASSFSSQFPPLLSPSHLFLTVCSRHTPAKSTNARNSYYTNNTGIAYLKYPVVVKAQTSSSSALSREPMLPPFNILITGSTKGIGYALAKEFLKAGDNVIICSRSAERVESAVQSLREEFGEQRVWGTKCDVREGKDVKDLVAFAQESLKYIDIWINNAGSNAYSYKPLAEASDEDLIEVVTTNTLGLMICCREAIKMMLNQPRGGHIFNIDGAGSDGRPTPRFAAYGATKRSVVHLTKSLQAELRMQDVQNVVAHNLSPGMVTTDLLMSGATTKQAKFFINVLAEPAEVVAEYLVPNIRSIPANGSTKPTYIRFLTGVKAYSQIFSQRFAFGARRNRYLLED; from the exons ATGGCTATTCCTTGtgcttcccttcccttcccttcttcttctcttcttctcaaggcctcttctttttcctctcaGTTCCCTCCACTTCTTTCTCCTTCACACCTTTTCTTGACCGTTTGTTCCCGCCATACCCCAGCAAAAAGCACTAATGCAAGAAACAGCTATTACACCAACAATACGGGCATTGCATATTTGAAGTATCCAGTAGTTGTGAAGGCACAAACTTCCTCTTCTTCTGCACTGAGTAGAGAGCCCATGTTGCCTCCTTTCAATATCTTAATCACTGGTTCAACAAAag GAATAGGGTATGCTTTGGCTAAGGAGTTTCTAAAGGCAGGTGACAATGTGATAATTTGCTCAAGGTCAG CTGAACGGGTGGAGTCTGCTGTTCAGAGCTTGAGAGAAGAATTTGGAGAGCAACGTGTGTGG GGTACAAAGTGTGATGTTAGAGAAGGAAAGGATGTGAAGGATTTGGTTGCATTTGCACAAGAAAGTCTCAAATACATCGACATATGG ATTAATAATGCAGGATCCAATGCTTATAGCTATAAGCCCCTGGCAGAAGCTTCAGATGAAGATCTTAT AGAAGTTGTCACTACAAACACCCTTGGTTTGATGATTTGTTGTCGAGAG GCAATAAAAATGATGTTGAACCAACCTCGAGGGGGTCACATATTCAACATTGATGGAGCTGGCTCAGATGGAAGACCAACCCCAAG ATTTGCAGCATATGGGGCAACTAAGCGCAGTGTAGTGCATTTAACAAAATCCCTACAG GCTGAGTTGCGGATGCAAGATGTTCAAAATGTTGTAGCGCATAACCTGTCG CCTGGAATGGTCACAACTGATCTTCTCATGTCTGGAGCTACCACAAAGCAG GCCAAGTTTTTCATTAATGTTTTGGCAGAACCAGCTGAAGTG GTTGCAGAATACCTTGTTCCAAACATCAGATCTATCCCTGCCAATGGATCAACAAAGCCTACCTACATCCGTTTCCTCACCGGGGTGAAAGCATACTCGCAGATATTCTCA CAGAGATTTGCTTTCGGCGCACGAAGAAACAGATACTTGCTTGAAGATTGA
- the LOC7486871 gene encoding chlorophyll(ide) b reductase NOL, chloroplastic isoform X2 has product MAIPCASLPFPSSSLLLKASSFSSQFPPLLSPSHLFLTVCSRHTPAKSTNARNSYYTNNTGIAYLKYPVVVKAQTSSSSALSREPMLPPFNILITGSTKGIGYALAKEFLKAGDNVIICSRSAERVESAVQSLREEFGEQRVWGTKCDVREGKDVKDLVAFAQESLKYIDIWINNAGSNAYSYKPLAEASDEDLIEVVTTNTLGLMICCREAIKMMLNQPRGGHIFNIDGAGSDGRPTPRFAAYGATKRSVVHLTKSLQAELRMQDVQNVVAHNLSPGMVTTDLLMSGATTKQAKFFINVLAEPAEVVAEYLVPNIRSIPANGSTKPTYIRFLTGVKAYSQIFSRFAFGARRNRYLLED; this is encoded by the exons ATGGCTATTCCTTGtgcttcccttcccttcccttcttcttctcttcttctcaaggcctcttctttttcctctcaGTTCCCTCCACTTCTTTCTCCTTCACACCTTTTCTTGACCGTTTGTTCCCGCCATACCCCAGCAAAAAGCACTAATGCAAGAAACAGCTATTACACCAACAATACGGGCATTGCATATTTGAAGTATCCAGTAGTTGTGAAGGCACAAACTTCCTCTTCTTCTGCACTGAGTAGAGAGCCCATGTTGCCTCCTTTCAATATCTTAATCACTGGTTCAACAAAag GAATAGGGTATGCTTTGGCTAAGGAGTTTCTAAAGGCAGGTGACAATGTGATAATTTGCTCAAGGTCAG CTGAACGGGTGGAGTCTGCTGTTCAGAGCTTGAGAGAAGAATTTGGAGAGCAACGTGTGTGG GGTACAAAGTGTGATGTTAGAGAAGGAAAGGATGTGAAGGATTTGGTTGCATTTGCACAAGAAAGTCTCAAATACATCGACATATGG ATTAATAATGCAGGATCCAATGCTTATAGCTATAAGCCCCTGGCAGAAGCTTCAGATGAAGATCTTAT AGAAGTTGTCACTACAAACACCCTTGGTTTGATGATTTGTTGTCGAGAG GCAATAAAAATGATGTTGAACCAACCTCGAGGGGGTCACATATTCAACATTGATGGAGCTGGCTCAGATGGAAGACCAACCCCAAG ATTTGCAGCATATGGGGCAACTAAGCGCAGTGTAGTGCATTTAACAAAATCCCTACAG GCTGAGTTGCGGATGCAAGATGTTCAAAATGTTGTAGCGCATAACCTGTCG CCTGGAATGGTCACAACTGATCTTCTCATGTCTGGAGCTACCACAAAGCAG GCCAAGTTTTTCATTAATGTTTTGGCAGAACCAGCTGAAGTG GTTGCAGAATACCTTGTTCCAAACATCAGATCTATCCCTGCCAATGGATCAACAAAGCCTACCTACATCCGTTTCCTCACCGGGGTGAAAGCATACTCGCAGATATTCTCA AGATTTGCTTTCGGCGCACGAAGAAACAGATACTTGCTTGAAGATTGA
- the LOC7486872 gene encoding probable inactive leucine-rich repeat receptor-like protein kinase At3g03770 isoform X1, whose amino-acid sequence MAKPVHYPCYLHLLFLILSFHRSSQLQPFQSQSLLRIQQLLNYPSFSTSFDNTTDFCNIEPTPSLTLLCYEDNITQLHIVGNTGVPPNFSTDYFFATVASLSSLKVLSLVSLGFSGPLPESIGQLSSLEILNASSNYFSGSIPASLSSLKSLQTLILDHNKFSGEVPGWVGFLPVLAVLSLKNNSLSGYLPNSLTRLESLRIFSLSKNHLSGQVPDLHNLTNLQVLELEDNHFGPDFPGLHNKVVTLVLRNNSFHSGIPADLVTYHQLQKLDLSFNGFVGPFLPSLLSSPPMNYLDISHNKFTGMLFENMSCHAELAYVDLSSNLLTGELPTCLNLSSESRTVLYARNCLSNKEQEQHPFNFCHNEALAVKILPRDDVKHQRHDKEVLASSTMGGVVGGIAIVGLVFLFVKRVYSKDDVKKPQTRILVKNLSSVNTVKLLSDARHISQTMKLGASLPNYRTFSLEELKEATNNFDASNLLSEDSSSQMYKGKLNDGSLVAIRSSKVRKKISQRTFTHHIELISKLRHNHLISALGHCFDCCQDDSSTSRIFNIFEFVPNGTLRDYISGIPENKLKWPQRIGVAIGVARGIQFLHTGIVPGVFPNNLKITDVLLDHDLLVKLCSYNLPLLTEGSVGAAVSSGTKQKFGTRDRHEDKEDIYDLGVILVEIIFGRPVVKNEVIVSKDLLKVSMTVDDVARRNIVDPAINKECSDESLKIMMEICIRCLSKEPSDRPSVDDVLWNLQFAAQVRESSRTS is encoded by the exons ATGGCCAAACCAGTTCACTATCCATGCTATCTTCATCTCTTGTTTCTTATCCTTTCTTTTCATCGGTCAAGCCAGCTGCAGCCCTTTCAGTCTCAGTCCCTTCTGAGAATCCAGCAGCTTCTTAACTACCCATCTTTCTCGACCAGCTTTGACAACACCACAGATTTCTGCAACATTGAACCAACTCCATCTCTAACTCTACTGTGCTATGAAGATAATATAACACAGCTTCACATTGTAGGAAATACTGGGGTTCCTCCAAATTTCTCCACAGACTATTTCTTTGCCACTGTTGCTAGTCTATCTAGCTTGAAGGTTCTGTCTTTGGTTTCTCTTGGCTTCTCGGGGCCACTGCCTGAAAGTATTGGTCAGTTATCTTCACTTGAGATATTAAATGCAAGTTCAAACTACTTCAGTGGCTCCATTCCAGCATCTCTTTCATCTTTGAAGAGCCTTCAGACACTGATTCTGGACCATAACAAGTTCAGTGGTGAAGTTCCTGGTTGGGTAGGTTTCCTTCCAGTTTTGGCTGTGTTGAGCTTGAAGAACAACTCCCTTAGTGGGTATCTACCAAATTCTCTGACGAGATTGGAAAGTCTAagaattttctctctctcaaagaATCACTTATCTGGACAAGTGCCTGATCTTCATAACTTGACCAACCTTCAAGTTCTTGAGTTGGAAGACAATCACTTTGGACCTGATTTTCCAGGTTTGCACAACAAGGTGGTGACTCTTGTGCTAAGAAATAATAGCTTTCATTCTGGCATACCTGCTGACTTAGTCACCTACCATCAGCTTCAGAAGTTGGACCTCTCCTTTAATGGATTTGTAGGACCATTTTTGCCATCTTTGTTGTCAAGCCCTCCAATGAATTATCTTGATATTTCACATAACAAATTTACAGGGATGCTCTTCGAAAATATGTCCTGCCATGCTGAACTAGCCTATGTAGATTTATCCTCAAATCTTTTGACTGGAGAGTTACCTACTTGCCTAAACTTGAGTTCAGAGAGCAGAACTGTCCTGTATGCTAGAAACTGCTTGTCaaacaaagaacaagaacaGCATCCTTTTAACTTCTGTCACAATGAAGCACTGGCTGTGAAAATCTTGCCTCGTGATGATGTTAAGCATCAGAGACACGATAAGGAAGTTCTTGCATCAAGTACTATGGGAGGAGTAGTTGGAGGAATTGCAATTGTTGGCTTGGTTTTCTTGTTTGTCAAGAGGGTATATAGTAAGGATGATGTGAAAAAACCCCAAACAAGGATACTCGTGAAGAATTTGTCATCAGTGAACACAGTGAAACTTCTTTCAGATGCAA GGCACATATCACAAACAATGAAGCTTGGAGCTAGCCTTCCTAATTATCGAACCTTTTCTCTGGAGGAGCTCAAGGAGGCAACAAATAACTTTGATGCCTCGAACTTACTTAGTGAAGATTCAAGCAGTCAG ATGTATAAAGGAAAGCTCAATGATGGAAGTCTTGTTGCTATTAGAAGCTCAAAAGTCAGGAAAAAGATCAGCCAACGTACCTTTACCCACcatattgagttgatttcaaaACTCAGACATAACCACTTGATCAGTGCTCTGGGACACTGCTTTGATTGCTGCCAGGATGATTCCAGCACCAGcagaatatttaatatatttgagttTGTTCCAAATGGGACTCTTAGAGACTACATCTCTG GAATTCCAGAGAACAAGCTGAAATGGCCACAAAGAATAGGAGTTGCTATTGGAGTTGCAAGGGGTATTCAATTCCTGCACACGGGGATTGTCCCGGGTGTATTTCCAAACAATCTGAAGATAACAGATGTCCTATTGGACCATGATCTGCTTGTGAAACTCTGTAGCTATAACCTGCCACTACTCACTGAGGGATCG GTGGGCGCTGCAGTTTCTTCtggaacaaaacaaaaatttgggACAAG GGATAGACATGAGGATAAGGAGGACATCTATGACTTGGGAGTAATCTTAGTTGAAATCATTTTTGGAAGGCCAGTGGTTAAAAATGAAGTCATCGTCTCAAAAGATCTG TTAAAAGTAAGCATGACAGTTGACGATGTAGCTCGAAGGAATATTGTTGATCCAGCAATTAACAAGGAGTGCTCAGATGAATCTCTAAAGATAATGATGGAGATATGTATTAGATGTCTTTCCAAAGAGCCATCTGATAGACCATCAGTTGATGATGTGCTTTGGAACTTGCAGTTTGCAGCACAAGTTCGGGAGAGTTCCAGAACAAGTTAG
- the LOC7486872 gene encoding probable inactive leucine-rich repeat receptor-like protein kinase At3g03770 isoform X2, whose product MAKPVHYPCYLHLLFLILSFHRSSQLQPFQSQSLLRIQQLLNYPSFSTSFDNTTDFCNIEPTPSLTLLCYEDNITQLHIVGNTGVPPNFSTDYFFATVASLSSLKVLSLVSLGFSGPLPESIGQLSSLEILNASSNYFSGSIPASLSSLKSLQTLILDHNKFSGEVPGWVGFLPVLAVLSLKNNSLSGYLPNSLTRLESLRIFSLSKNHLSGQVPDLHNLTNLQVLELEDNHFGPDFPGLHNKVVTLVLRNNSFHSGIPADLVTYHQLQKLDLSFNGFVGPFLPSLLSSPPMNYLDISHNKFTGMLFENMSCHAELAYVDLSSNLLTGELPTCLNLSSESRTVLYARNCLSNKEQEQHPFNFCHNEALAVKILPRDDVKHQRHDKEVLASSTMGGVVGGIAIVGLVFLFVKRVYSKDDVKKPQTRILVKNLSSVNTVKLLSDARHISQTMKLGASLPNYRTFSLEELKEATNNFDASNLLSEDSSSQMYKGKLNDGSLVAIRSSKVRKKISQRTFTHHIELISKLRHNHLISALGHCFDCCQDDSSTSRIFNIFEFVPNGTLRDYISENKLKWPQRIGVAIGVARGIQFLHTGIVPGVFPNNLKITDVLLDHDLLVKLCSYNLPLLTEGSVGAAVSSGTKQKFGTRDRHEDKEDIYDLGVILVEIIFGRPVVKNEVIVSKDLLKVSMTVDDVARRNIVDPAINKECSDESLKIMMEICIRCLSKEPSDRPSVDDVLWNLQFAAQVRESSRTS is encoded by the exons ATGGCCAAACCAGTTCACTATCCATGCTATCTTCATCTCTTGTTTCTTATCCTTTCTTTTCATCGGTCAAGCCAGCTGCAGCCCTTTCAGTCTCAGTCCCTTCTGAGAATCCAGCAGCTTCTTAACTACCCATCTTTCTCGACCAGCTTTGACAACACCACAGATTTCTGCAACATTGAACCAACTCCATCTCTAACTCTACTGTGCTATGAAGATAATATAACACAGCTTCACATTGTAGGAAATACTGGGGTTCCTCCAAATTTCTCCACAGACTATTTCTTTGCCACTGTTGCTAGTCTATCTAGCTTGAAGGTTCTGTCTTTGGTTTCTCTTGGCTTCTCGGGGCCACTGCCTGAAAGTATTGGTCAGTTATCTTCACTTGAGATATTAAATGCAAGTTCAAACTACTTCAGTGGCTCCATTCCAGCATCTCTTTCATCTTTGAAGAGCCTTCAGACACTGATTCTGGACCATAACAAGTTCAGTGGTGAAGTTCCTGGTTGGGTAGGTTTCCTTCCAGTTTTGGCTGTGTTGAGCTTGAAGAACAACTCCCTTAGTGGGTATCTACCAAATTCTCTGACGAGATTGGAAAGTCTAagaattttctctctctcaaagaATCACTTATCTGGACAAGTGCCTGATCTTCATAACTTGACCAACCTTCAAGTTCTTGAGTTGGAAGACAATCACTTTGGACCTGATTTTCCAGGTTTGCACAACAAGGTGGTGACTCTTGTGCTAAGAAATAATAGCTTTCATTCTGGCATACCTGCTGACTTAGTCACCTACCATCAGCTTCAGAAGTTGGACCTCTCCTTTAATGGATTTGTAGGACCATTTTTGCCATCTTTGTTGTCAAGCCCTCCAATGAATTATCTTGATATTTCACATAACAAATTTACAGGGATGCTCTTCGAAAATATGTCCTGCCATGCTGAACTAGCCTATGTAGATTTATCCTCAAATCTTTTGACTGGAGAGTTACCTACTTGCCTAAACTTGAGTTCAGAGAGCAGAACTGTCCTGTATGCTAGAAACTGCTTGTCaaacaaagaacaagaacaGCATCCTTTTAACTTCTGTCACAATGAAGCACTGGCTGTGAAAATCTTGCCTCGTGATGATGTTAAGCATCAGAGACACGATAAGGAAGTTCTTGCATCAAGTACTATGGGAGGAGTAGTTGGAGGAATTGCAATTGTTGGCTTGGTTTTCTTGTTTGTCAAGAGGGTATATAGTAAGGATGATGTGAAAAAACCCCAAACAAGGATACTCGTGAAGAATTTGTCATCAGTGAACACAGTGAAACTTCTTTCAGATGCAA GGCACATATCACAAACAATGAAGCTTGGAGCTAGCCTTCCTAATTATCGAACCTTTTCTCTGGAGGAGCTCAAGGAGGCAACAAATAACTTTGATGCCTCGAACTTACTTAGTGAAGATTCAAGCAGTCAG ATGTATAAAGGAAAGCTCAATGATGGAAGTCTTGTTGCTATTAGAAGCTCAAAAGTCAGGAAAAAGATCAGCCAACGTACCTTTACCCACcatattgagttgatttcaaaACTCAGACATAACCACTTGATCAGTGCTCTGGGACACTGCTTTGATTGCTGCCAGGATGATTCCAGCACCAGcagaatatttaatatatttgagttTGTTCCAAATGGGACTCTTAGAGACTACATCTCTG AGAACAAGCTGAAATGGCCACAAAGAATAGGAGTTGCTATTGGAGTTGCAAGGGGTATTCAATTCCTGCACACGGGGATTGTCCCGGGTGTATTTCCAAACAATCTGAAGATAACAGATGTCCTATTGGACCATGATCTGCTTGTGAAACTCTGTAGCTATAACCTGCCACTACTCACTGAGGGATCG GTGGGCGCTGCAGTTTCTTCtggaacaaaacaaaaatttgggACAAG GGATAGACATGAGGATAAGGAGGACATCTATGACTTGGGAGTAATCTTAGTTGAAATCATTTTTGGAAGGCCAGTGGTTAAAAATGAAGTCATCGTCTCAAAAGATCTG TTAAAAGTAAGCATGACAGTTGACGATGTAGCTCGAAGGAATATTGTTGATCCAGCAATTAACAAGGAGTGCTCAGATGAATCTCTAAAGATAATGATGGAGATATGTATTAGATGTCTTTCCAAAGAGCCATCTGATAGACCATCAGTTGATGATGTGCTTTGGAACTTGCAGTTTGCAGCACAAGTTCGGGAGAGTTCCAGAACAAGTTAG